In Lonchura striata isolate bLonStr1 chromosome 3, bLonStr1.mat, whole genome shotgun sequence, the sequence aattctgcctgaggccaagattttagcaatcagtcctttcttctattcggagtccatatgttaataaggatttctttttggtgatgaggagaaaaaatTCAATGTTGAGCGTTTACGGGAAGGCttcattcacatggatctgtctgagtatttccatgatatccatcttggacgATCAGCACAGATGATCAGCACAGACAATGAcccatctcctggccgagccacatctgtttacttgtaaatcagtttccaatatacactcAGTCTCGCCCgcaaagggggggggggggggggaggaacTAATACAACGGGCATGATTTAACAAGCATCccatattacatatttcatacaaggaatggcgcaaattatatttactatacATAACACATATATCCTTGGATCCACTTCTTTGCTCAAAGGGAGCTCAGTGGGTTCTCTCACTTCTCTCTGCACACAAAAGGAAACCTAGAGCCATTTCTAAAAGCTGCTCAGAGTAGCCTTGCTGTATCCGATTCTCAAAGCAAGGGGGAGAAACCCATCAGCAAGTGGCCCGGATTTTCAAGGACTCATTCTGTCACCCCCAGACTTACAGCAGCACCCCAAGAAGAGCAGCCTACTCTGCAAAGCTGCTCCAGAGAGCAAATCCTACCGTGTGGCTGCCTCAGTCCCGTCTCCCAAAAGACACCAGCCACAAGGTTTAGTAACCCTTAAAATAGCCCAGCCAGTTCACAGCAGTCCATATAGACCGTTCTATTTCAAGCACATCCAACATACTGTTAGAGATAACATGAGAACAACCTGCTTTCTTCACTTGTGCTTGACATTTATCTAATGCTTGGAGCATTTGTGCTAAGGCAGTGTGAAACTGCAAGCTTGCACATTCAATAGCTCACAGATGCTCACAATGCAATTCCAGCCCCAGTAAATTAGATGGTGCTAGAACAGTCCTCGAGCTCGTGAACTGAGCCTGCTCTGGAAGCTCATGTTAGCCACGGGAATCACAGACCACGCTGCTCAGGCACAAATTTATCCCAGTGGTCCCCCTACAACCAGCCTCACCATCTCCTTATTTTTCACCAAATATTTTACCCATTGCTGACTTACTTCTGCCTAAAGCCTAGCTGAGATTCTGCACCTACTGAGCTGGCTTCTATTCTTCACCTTGTTTCCCAAACCCCAGCTTCTCTATGGAGTGTGCCTAAGCTTTGGAGATACTGCTTGACCCCTACTTCCCCATCAGGAATTTGTCTCAGCCTGTTAAGCTGTTTCCAAGGGCTGCCGCCAAGGGCAGCCCTTGGGCTGGGAAGCAGGCTCAGGAAAGCTGAGCTGACAGCCAGCAGGGCATTTCTCGCTTTACACAGGGCTACATCAGTTTGTTCTTCTGCCCCCCTGTTGCACTGACACTGATCCCCAGGCTGAGTGGTCTGCTGGGCTTGGCCACACATGGGGCAGGCTCACAGGTGCCAACCCCAGGCatgcagccccacagcagccacAACTGGGTGAGAGAATAAATGGTGTGAAACCACAGGAGCCCACAGGATGGAGAGAGAAGGTGCAGCAGAAGTCATGCCAGGGCAGAAGGTCAGCCTCCCTGACACAGACCTATTGGGGAGGATAGGGATATGTGGGGTCACAGAATCCTTTAAGGATGGAGACCACCAAGATCACAGAGCCCAGCCATTAGCCCAACACTGCCAGGcccaccactaacccatgtcctGAAAGTGCCacatttacagattttttttaacacttccagggacggTGATTCGACcatctccctgagcagcctgttccaatgccaaACTACCCTTTtcgtgaagaattttttcctaatatccaatctaaactttccctggtgcagcttgaagCTATTTCCTCTTGACCTgcctgtcacttgttacctgggagaagaggctggcCCACACCTGGCAACaatctcctttcaggcagttgtagagagtaACAGGGTCTCtcctgagcttccttttctccaagctgaagacccccagctctctcagccgcCCCTCACAGGACTGGCTCTCTGGACCCTTCAGCAcctcctctgcccagctctggacacgctccagcaccgttggccgccgctcccgcccgagCCCCTCTgtgccgccccgcgcccccacCCGCTGCCCGCGGGCCCGGCCGAGGGCAGCCGGGCagggcggcggccccgcgcccccggcccTCACGGAGGGGCTCGGCGGTGCCTACCAGCCTCGCCCTCCCCCAGCCGCGGCACGGCTCCGCCGGCTGCCCTCGcccctgcggccccagccccgtACCTGTGCCCGTACAAGGAGCTCCGACAGCCCCGCTCCGACGGGAGCTCCCGCCGCTCCCTGGGACTTGTAGTGCGGCGTGGCCCCGCCCGGGTCCGtggccccccccccccccgcgcCGGAGTAGCGCGGCCCCGACAGGCCCTTGCGAGGCGCCGGGCCCCGGCCTCCCTCAGGGAGGGCTCCGTGGGttccccgccccgcccgggcccggccccggcgcgccGCTCGGGCCCAGACCGAGATGGCAACACTCGATGGCGACACTCGATGGCACCGGCGGCGCGTgccggcggcgccgcccgccgcgcccgggGCCCGCTTCGGGACTACAACACCCACAGTGCCCCGCGGCGGCCGCGGAGGttccgggcggcggcggcggcacctCCTCGGCGCCGCGCCCGGTGTATGGCGGTGGTGCGGAGCATGGGCCCCGAGCGCGTCTGTCCCCGGGAGCCCGGGCCGCCGGAGGGCCCTGACGGCGCGGCGGGGTGGAGCggcgatgaggaggaggaggaggaggaagaggaggaaggcgGCGGGTACTTGTATCAGCCCTTGAGCCAGGAACCGGAGCAGGGCCTCGGCGACGCGGGCCCCGGCCTGCAGGAGCGGCTGCAGGTACCGCCCAGCGcctcccgccgggccggggctgggggcacccgCGGCCCCGACCCCCGCTGCCCCGACCCCCGCTGCCCCGACCCCCGCTGCCCGCCTTTCTCCGCAGATGCTGAGGCTGCACCTGCCCGACCCGCCGGTGGACAgcgaggaggagaatgaggaggaagCAGCGGAGGGCGCCacggctcagagcagccacagctccatccccatgGATGCAGGTAACCGCGTCTCCGGCAGGACGCTCCCGGGGCTCCGCCGCGGTCTCACGGCCTCTCTGTTCCCAGAGCATGTGGAGCTGGTGAAGAGGACGATGGCCAGCGTGAAGCtgcccaccctgggcatcccagcCTGGGCTAGCCAGATCTCGGAGGAGCAGTGGAAGGACGTGGTGCAGCGCACGCTGCAGGCCCGGCAGAGCCTCGGCGGCCCCCGGCCTCAGTGGAACTgagtgctgggctgtggcacagggGCTGCAAACCCCAGCCCTCCCTCCACCCTGGAAGTACCCACTGCCTCCGAGCCAGGTGCTGACAGGACTTGCCAGTATCAACCTTCCAGTTTGTCCCACTGACATTGTCTGattttccttccccctcctttttctgGGTTCTGGTTGGTGAATAAGTCAATGTGATGACCTTGTGCTGGCTTCCTCTACCTCTGAGGAAGATTGCTTTCCATGCCTGGATGCATATGCGG encodes:
- the MEA1 gene encoding male-enhanced antigen 1, translating into MAPAARAGGAARRARGPLRDYNTHSAPRRPRRFRAAAAAPPRRRARCMAVVRSMGPERVCPREPGPPEGPDGAAGWSGDEEEEEEEEEEGGGYLYQPLSQEPEQGLGDAGPGLQERLQMLRLHLPDPPVDSEEENEEEAAEGATAQSSHSSIPMDAEHVELVKRTMASVKLPTLGIPAWASQISEEQWKDVVQRTLQARQSLGGPRPQWN